The following are encoded in a window of Harmonia axyridis chromosome 7, icHarAxyr1.1, whole genome shotgun sequence genomic DNA:
- the LOC123684489 gene encoding uncharacterized protein LOC123684489 isoform X1 translates to MDTDYNVILSSARNFKRLGDFTHAVENYFLYFENVPETIWDECTVKEFIDLVSDMDIFLRVDSVKTEIWRILEKSFKLFPSNWRMANALANVFMKEIEHELFPILTFQAFRLAKDKNQSCLTVEDKLLTVMWDKVPRWHFRMLNGKLRNTAYKKVIYKSLEDGFKNAIDIGAGCGLLSLYLGTHNSNPKITLFEANKTLYDQAILNMNKYCPNVSLTSIQINSNDIAFTEYRSNLLVTEIFDVAVFGEGILRTLCHALDTFMIKSNYRIIPAKVKIFVTGIGCDKLSKQFRLQNDMDILHMDETFYVTKDFISEPYDAKCILKENYEILTDTVEVMELNFHDKDFLHLILNNLWKTKIHLTGLKCALIDCLVVWFDLHLDEETIVSTNPFHSQNEPCWEQAIFHSTIPLRIDKNVLLPLEVKIVNEHLDFGLNVIPNFNAHFILDEYSILILNDEKWTSYVESLSEIIPSKRSTIFDFSSFPLMGLLLAKKGHTVFHVFRYEENLKFIEYLIKTKDIEPTLFKFVQHKDYPFCVLGQSEIDYVFYEPCCANGSLNPSPLDNIILEKFEAKSFFTGIIVHFKLIHSPYIDYCNRVSAENVEPFEDLASKMNDFTGTEHVDLSHSFPHESMTNEQKWDMTQDSTKIVPIQILKDGKINGILTWYTLMGIGGVQFTTNESSCFKLKAFLLPERNVESNEFLNIYCQSEKGVFLKIEICEEKWLKTNFQSYDKYSSPILSFYNKFWRSYDQELEMLSNSISLYE, encoded by the exons ATGGATACTGATTATAATGTTATCCTATCAAGTGCCAGAAATTTTAAACGACTTGGAGATTTCACTCATGCTGTTGAAAATTACTTTTTATACTTTGAAAATGTTCCTGAAACAATATGGGATGAATGTACcgtgaaagaatttattgatttaGTTAGTGATATGGATATTTTCCTTAGAGTGGATTCAGTAAAAACTGAAATATGGCGTATATTAGAGAAATCCTTCAAGTTATTTCCAAGTAATTGGAGGATGGCAAATGCTTTGGCCAATGTGTTTATGAA gGAAATCGAGCATGAATTATTTCCCATTCTTACATTCCAGGCATTTCGACTTGCAAAAGATAAAAATCAATCTTGTTTAACAGTGGAAGATAAGTTATTGACAGTTATGTGGGATAAAGTTCCGAGGTGGCATTTCAGAATGTTAAACGGAAAATTACGAAATACTGCATACAAAAAAGTTATATACAAATCCCTAGAAGATGGTTTCAAAAATGCGATAGATATTGGTGCAGGATGTGGTCTGCTGAGTTTATATTTAGGAACTCACAATTCTAATCCAAAGATAACattatttgaagcaaataaaacaCTATATGACCaagccattttgaatatgaacaaATATTGTCCCAATGTATCTTTAACTagtattcaaattaattcaaatgatATTGCTTTCACTGAATACAGATCTAATTTATTAGTAACTGAAATATTTGATGTAGCAGTTTTCGGAGAAGGTATTTTAAGAACTTTGTGTCATGCTCTGGATACCTTCATGATCAAGAGTAACTACCGAATCATTCCTGCAAAAGTCAAAATTTTTGTAACAGGAATTGGATGTGATAAATTAAGTAAACAATTCAGGCTTCAGAATGATATGGATATATTACATATGGACGAGACTTTTTATGTTACGAAAGATTTTATCAGTGAACCCTATGATGCTAAATGCATATTGAAAGAGAATTATGAGATTTTAACTGACACTGTTGAAGTGATGGAACTTAACTTTCACGATAAAGATTTCTTGCActtgattttaaataatttgtggaAGACAAAGATACATTTGACTGGTTTGAAGTGCGCATTGATAGATTGTTTGGTTGTGTGGTTTGATCTTCATCTCGATGAAGAAACAATTGTTTCAACCAATCCCTTCCACAGTCAGAATGAACCTTGTTGGGAGCAAGCAATATTCCATTCTACAATTCCTTTGCGAATAGATAAAAATGTACTTTTGCCTTTAGAAGTAAAAATTGTGAACGAACATTTAGATTTTGGATTAAATGTTATACCAAACTTTAACGCTCACTTTATTTTGGATGAATATTCcattctaattttgaatgatgaaaAATGGACTAGCTATGTAGAATCTCTATCTGAAATAATACCTAGTAAGCGTTCAACAATATTCGATTTCAGTTCTTTCCCATTGATGGGCTTACTGCTAGCGAAAAAAGGACATacagtttttcatgtttttagaTACGAGGAGAATCTGAAATTTATCGAATACCTGATTAAAACAAAAGATATTGAACCTACATTATTCAAGTTTGTACAACACAAAGATTATCCATTTTGTGTTTTGGGTCAAAGCGAGATAGATTATGTGTTTTATGAGCCTTGTTGCGCCAATGGGTCATTAAATCCTTCACCTTTGGATAATATTATCTTGGAGAAGTTTGAAGCCAAAAGTTTTTTTACTGGAATCATTGTCCACTTCAAATTGATACATTCTCCTTATATAGATTACTGCAATAGGGTCTCGGCAGAAAATGTAGAACCTTTTGAAGATTTAGCCTCTAAAATGAATGATTTTACG GGTACTGAGCATGTTGATCTATCTCATAGTTTTCCCCATGAAAGCATGACAAATGAACAAAAGTGGGACATGACGCAGGATTCTACCAAAATAGTCCCCATACAAATTCTGAAAGATGGAAAGATAAATGGAATATTGACCTGGTACACTTTGATGGGAATTGGAGGAGTTCAATTCACTACAAACGAAAGCTCCTGCTTCAAATTGAAGGCCTTTCTGTTACCTGAGAGAAATGTTGAAAGTAACGAATTCCTCAATATATACTGTCAGAGTGAAAAAggagtttttttgaaaattgaaatctgtGAAGAAAAATGGcttaaaacaaattttcaatcatACGATAAATATAGCAGTCCCATTCTGTCATTCTATAACAAATTTTGGAGATCTTATGATCAAGAATTAGAAATGCTGTCCAATTCTATATCATTATATGAATAG
- the LOC123684489 gene encoding protein arginine N-methyltransferase 9-like isoform X3, whose protein sequence is MDTDYNVILSSARNFKRLGDFTHAVENYFLYFENVPETIWDECTVKEFIDLVSDMDIFLRVDSVKTEIWRILEKSFKLFPSNWRMANALANVFMKEIEHELFPILTFQAFRLAKDKNQSCLTVEDKLLTVMWDKVPRWHFRMLNGKLRNTAYKKVIYKSLEDGFKNAIDIGAGCGLLSLYLGTHNSNPKITLFEANKTLYDQAILNMNKYCPNVSLTSIQINSNDIAFTEYRSNLLVTEIFDVAVFGEGILRTLCHALDTFMIKSNYRIIPAKVKIFVTGIGCDKLSKQFRLQNDMDILHMDETFYVTKDFISEPYDAKCILKENYEILTDTVEVMELNFHDKDFLHLILNNLWKTKIHLTGLKCALIDCLVVWFDLHLDEETIVSTNPFHSQNEPCWEQAIFHSTIPLRIDKNVLLPLEVKIVNEHLDFGLNVIPNFNAHFILDEYSILILNDEKWTSYVESLSEIIPNTRRI, encoded by the exons ATGGATACTGATTATAATGTTATCCTATCAAGTGCCAGAAATTTTAAACGACTTGGAGATTTCACTCATGCTGTTGAAAATTACTTTTTATACTTTGAAAATGTTCCTGAAACAATATGGGATGAATGTACcgtgaaagaatttattgatttaGTTAGTGATATGGATATTTTCCTTAGAGTGGATTCAGTAAAAACTGAAATATGGCGTATATTAGAGAAATCCTTCAAGTTATTTCCAAGTAATTGGAGGATGGCAAATGCTTTGGCCAATGTGTTTATGAA gGAAATCGAGCATGAATTATTTCCCATTCTTACATTCCAGGCATTTCGACTTGCAAAAGATAAAAATCAATCTTGTTTAACAGTGGAAGATAAGTTATTGACAGTTATGTGGGATAAAGTTCCGAGGTGGCATTTCAGAATGTTAAACGGAAAATTACGAAATACTGCATACAAAAAAGTTATATACAAATCCCTAGAAGATGGTTTCAAAAATGCGATAGATATTGGTGCAGGATGTGGTCTGCTGAGTTTATATTTAGGAACTCACAATTCTAATCCAAAGATAACattatttgaagcaaataaaacaCTATATGACCaagccattttgaatatgaacaaATATTGTCCCAATGTATCTTTAACTagtattcaaattaattcaaatgatATTGCTTTCACTGAATACAGATCTAATTTATTAGTAACTGAAATATTTGATGTAGCAGTTTTCGGAGAAGGTATTTTAAGAACTTTGTGTCATGCTCTGGATACCTTCATGATCAAGAGTAACTACCGAATCATTCCTGCAAAAGTCAAAATTTTTGTAACAGGAATTGGATGTGATAAATTAAGTAAACAATTCAGGCTTCAGAATGATATGGATATATTACATATGGACGAGACTTTTTATGTTACGAAAGATTTTATCAGTGAACCCTATGATGCTAAATGCATATTGAAAGAGAATTATGAGATTTTAACTGACACTGTTGAAGTGATGGAACTTAACTTTCACGATAAAGATTTCTTGCActtgattttaaataatttgtggaAGACAAAGATACATTTGACTGGTTTGAAGTGCGCATTGATAGATTGTTTGGTTGTGTGGTTTGATCTTCATCTCGATGAAGAAACAATTGTTTCAACCAATCCCTTCCACAGTCAGAATGAACCTTGTTGGGAGCAAGCAATATTCCATTCTACAATTCCTTTGCGAATAGATAAAAATGTACTTTTGCCTTTAGAAGTAAAAATTGTGAACGAACATTTAGATTTTGGATTAAATGTTATACCAAACTTTAACGCTCACTTTATTTTGGATGAATATTCcattctaattttgaatgatgaaaAATGGACTAGCTATGTAGAATCTCTATCTGAAATAATACCTA aTACGAGGAGAATCTGA
- the LOC123684489 gene encoding uncharacterized protein LOC123684489 isoform X2 has translation MWDKVPRWHFRMLNGKLRNTAYKKVIYKSLEDGFKNAIDIGAGCGLLSLYLGTHNSNPKITLFEANKTLYDQAILNMNKYCPNVSLTSIQINSNDIAFTEYRSNLLVTEIFDVAVFGEGILRTLCHALDTFMIKSNYRIIPAKVKIFVTGIGCDKLSKQFRLQNDMDILHMDETFYVTKDFISEPYDAKCILKENYEILTDTVEVMELNFHDKDFLHLILNNLWKTKIHLTGLKCALIDCLVVWFDLHLDEETIVSTNPFHSQNEPCWEQAIFHSTIPLRIDKNVLLPLEVKIVNEHLDFGLNVIPNFNAHFILDEYSILILNDEKWTSYVESLSEIIPSKRSTIFDFSSFPLMGLLLAKKGHTVFHVFRYEENLKFIEYLIKTKDIEPTLFKFVQHKDYPFCVLGQSEIDYVFYEPCCANGSLNPSPLDNIILEKFEAKSFFTGIIVHFKLIHSPYIDYCNRVSAENVEPFEDLASKMNDFTGTEHVDLSHSFPHESMTNEQKWDMTQDSTKIVPIQILKDGKINGILTWYTLMGIGGVQFTTNESSCFKLKAFLLPERNVESNEFLNIYCQSEKGVFLKIEICEEKWLKTNFQSYDKYSSPILSFYNKFWRSYDQELEMLSNSISLYE, from the exons ATGTGGGATAAAGTTCCGAGGTGGCATTTCAGAATGTTAAACGGAAAATTACGAAATACTGCATACAAAAAAGTTATATACAAATCCCTAGAAGATGGTTTCAAAAATGCGATAGATATTGGTGCAGGATGTGGTCTGCTGAGTTTATATTTAGGAACTCACAATTCTAATCCAAAGATAACattatttgaagcaaataaaacaCTATATGACCaagccattttgaatatgaacaaATATTGTCCCAATGTATCTTTAACTagtattcaaattaattcaaatgatATTGCTTTCACTGAATACAGATCTAATTTATTAGTAACTGAAATATTTGATGTAGCAGTTTTCGGAGAAGGTATTTTAAGAACTTTGTGTCATGCTCTGGATACCTTCATGATCAAGAGTAACTACCGAATCATTCCTGCAAAAGTCAAAATTTTTGTAACAGGAATTGGATGTGATAAATTAAGTAAACAATTCAGGCTTCAGAATGATATGGATATATTACATATGGACGAGACTTTTTATGTTACGAAAGATTTTATCAGTGAACCCTATGATGCTAAATGCATATTGAAAGAGAATTATGAGATTTTAACTGACACTGTTGAAGTGATGGAACTTAACTTTCACGATAAAGATTTCTTGCActtgattttaaataatttgtggaAGACAAAGATACATTTGACTGGTTTGAAGTGCGCATTGATAGATTGTTTGGTTGTGTGGTTTGATCTTCATCTCGATGAAGAAACAATTGTTTCAACCAATCCCTTCCACAGTCAGAATGAACCTTGTTGGGAGCAAGCAATATTCCATTCTACAATTCCTTTGCGAATAGATAAAAATGTACTTTTGCCTTTAGAAGTAAAAATTGTGAACGAACATTTAGATTTTGGATTAAATGTTATACCAAACTTTAACGCTCACTTTATTTTGGATGAATATTCcattctaattttgaatgatgaaaAATGGACTAGCTATGTAGAATCTCTATCTGAAATAATACCTAGTAAGCGTTCAACAATATTCGATTTCAGTTCTTTCCCATTGATGGGCTTACTGCTAGCGAAAAAAGGACATacagtttttcatgtttttagaTACGAGGAGAATCTGAAATTTATCGAATACCTGATTAAAACAAAAGATATTGAACCTACATTATTCAAGTTTGTACAACACAAAGATTATCCATTTTGTGTTTTGGGTCAAAGCGAGATAGATTATGTGTTTTATGAGCCTTGTTGCGCCAATGGGTCATTAAATCCTTCACCTTTGGATAATATTATCTTGGAGAAGTTTGAAGCCAAAAGTTTTTTTACTGGAATCATTGTCCACTTCAAATTGATACATTCTCCTTATATAGATTACTGCAATAGGGTCTCGGCAGAAAATGTAGAACCTTTTGAAGATTTAGCCTCTAAAATGAATGATTTTACG GGTACTGAGCATGTTGATCTATCTCATAGTTTTCCCCATGAAAGCATGACAAATGAACAAAAGTGGGACATGACGCAGGATTCTACCAAAATAGTCCCCATACAAATTCTGAAAGATGGAAAGATAAATGGAATATTGACCTGGTACACTTTGATGGGAATTGGAGGAGTTCAATTCACTACAAACGAAAGCTCCTGCTTCAAATTGAAGGCCTTTCTGTTACCTGAGAGAAATGTTGAAAGTAACGAATTCCTCAATATATACTGTCAGAGTGAAAAAggagtttttttgaaaattgaaatctgtGAAGAAAAATGGcttaaaacaaattttcaatcatACGATAAATATAGCAGTCCCATTCTGTCATTCTATAACAAATTTTGGAGATCTTATGATCAAGAATTAGAAATGCTGTCCAATTCTATATCATTATATGAATAG